In Paroedura picta isolate Pp20150507F chromosome 12, Ppicta_v3.0, whole genome shotgun sequence, one DNA window encodes the following:
- the ZMIZ2 gene encoding zinc finger MIZ domain-containing protein 2, with amino-acid sequence MSSMNPMKPSLPPTPHGDGSYAYESVPWQQNTNQPAGSLSVVTTVWGVSNTSQSQVFGNPMGPGGNTSGNPMMPSVASSGSGMNSPPFMGQQPFQEGSTSKGYVQPGMYGRTTYPGGPGFTTSYTGSPNGPGGMGIPSHSGRPPADFTQAAAAAAVAAAAATATATATATVAALQEKQSQELSQYGAMGAGQPFNNQFLPHSGPRGPAVPPGMNPANMGGVMGASGMSPMSMNAARAPSINALYGGQRMPQHGYPGPPQGQQIPRQSVKRTYSTEGYPGQQYIQGGQYPSQAGQYAPNAPQPSAPSPSYPGHRMPIQQGMSQYLSAAGTGGPYYKPTDQFNGQNANFNGGNFSSYGQAAMNGPGRSMPGYPSSPLPGNPTPPMTPGSNIPAYMSPGQDVKSPFLPDIKPNINSLHPSPSGNPCDELRLTFPVRDGVVLEPFRLQHNLAVSNHVFQLRDSVYKTLMLRPDLELQFKCYHHEDRQMNTNWPASVQVSVNATPLTIERGDNKTSHKPLYLKQVCQPGRNTIQITVTACCCSHLFVLQLVHRPSVRSVLQGLIKKRLLPAEHCITKIKRNFSSGTIPGTPGPNGEDGVEQTAIKVSLKCPITFRRIQLPARGHDCRHIQCFDLESYLQLNCERGTWRCPVCNKTALLEGLEVDQYMLGILIYIQNSDYEEITIDPTCSWKPVPIKPDIHIKEEQDGPVLKRCRTMSPTHMVMPNVMEMIAALGPGPAPFVPLQPPSAGSGGSDYTNQSSSFSGPGTFPDSFPAVNPSTPTLNEFNPGPPPISYQSDIPSSLLTPEKPPAPSIAGQMPPSSRMDPSHNPVQQGLNNPNLTSQPGQQLHHRNPPPPQSRQPIGQSGSGGQAHGGDLSFNPGPGMVGQPGIPGATEGSEPSLDLLPELTNPDELLSYLGPPDLPNNSNDDLLSLFENN; translated from the exons GTTTTTGGCAACCCCATGGGCCCTGGGGGAAACACCTCTGGCAATCCCATGATGCCCAGTGTGGCCAGCAGTGGCTCTGGAATGAACTCTCCTCCGTTTATGGGACAGCAGCCTTTCCAAGAGGGCTCCACCAGCAAGGGCTATGTGCAGCCAGGAATGTATGGGCGCACCACTTACCCAGGAGGGCCAGGCTTTACCACAAG TTACACAGGAAGCCCAAATGGCCCCGGGGGAATGGGCATCCCCTCACACTCCGGGAGGCCCCCTGCAGACTTCACCcaagctgccgccgccgctgccgttGCAGCAGCGGCTGCCACGGCCACGGCCACGGCTACAGCCACAGTCGCAGCTCTGCAAGAGAAGCAGAGCCAGGAGCTGAGCCAGTACGGAGCG ATGGGGGCTGGACAGCCCTTCAACAACCAGTTCCTTCCACACTCAGGGCCCCGAGGCCCAGCCGTACCTCCTGGGATGAATCCTGCCAACATGGGTGGCGTGATGGGTGCTTCTGGAATGTCTCCCATGAGCATGAacgcagccagggctccttccatAAATGCCTTGTATGGTGGACAGCGGATGCCCCAGCATGGATATCCTGGCCCCCCTCAAGGCCAGCAGATCCCACGGCAGAGCGTCAAGAGAACCTACTCCACTGAG GGTTATCCAGGACAGCAGTACATACAAGGTGGCCAGTACCCCTCCCAAGCTGGACAATACGCTCCCAATGCACCTCAGCCATCAGCTCCATCCCCCTCATATCCTGGCCACAGGATGCCCATTCAACAGGGAATGAGCCAGTATCTTTCTGCCGCTGGCACTGGCGGCCCATATTATAAG CCCACCGATCAGTTCAATGGTCAAAATGCCAATTTCAACGGAGGCAACTTCAGCAGCTATGGGCAGGCTGCCATGAATGGG cctgGAAGGTCCATGCCTGGCTACCCCAGCTCCCCACTACCTGGCAACCCCACACCTCCAATGACCCCCGGAAGTAACATTCCTGCATACATGTCTCCAGGGCAAGATGTGAAGTCACCCTTCCTTCCAGACATCAAACCCAATATCAATTCCTTGCACCCCTCTCCCTCCG GCAACCCGTGTGATGAATTGCGGCTGACCTTCCCTGTGCGGGACGGGGTGGTTTTGGAGCCCTTCCGCCTCCAGCACAACTTGGCGGTCAGCAACCATGTCTTCCAGCTCAGGGACTCCGTTTACAAGACCCTGATGCTCAG GCCTGACTTGGAGCTGCAATTTAAATGCTACCACCACGAGGACCGACAAATGAACACCAACTGGCCGGCCTCAGTCCAGGTCAGCGTGAACGCAACACCCCTGACCATTGAGCGCGGAGACAACAAGACGTCACACAAGCCCCTCTACCTAAAGCAGGTGTGCCAGCCTGGGAGAAACACCATCCAGATCACCGTCACCGCTTGCTGCTGT TCTCACCTCTTTGTCCTGCAGCTGGTGCATAGGCCCTCTGTACGGTCTGTTTTGCAAGGCTTGATAAAAAAGCGCCTCTTGCCAGCCGAGCACTGCATCACCAAAA TAAAGCGAAACTTCAGCAGTGGCACAATCCCCGGGACTCCCGGTCCAAATGGTGAAGATGGCGTGGAGCAGACAGCCATCAAAGTGTCTCTGAAGTGCCCCATCACTTTCCGGAGAATTCAGCTTCCTGCGAGGGGTCATGATTGCAGGCACATACAG TGCTTCGACCTGGAATCCTACTTGCAGCTGAACTGTGAAAGGGGGACTTGGAGATGTCCAGTTTGCAA TAAAACAGCCTTGTTGGAGGGACTCGAGGTGGATCAGTACATGCTGGGGATTCTGATCTAtattcagaa CTCCGATTATGAAGAGATCACCATCGACCCGACGTGCAGCTGGAAGCCCGTGCCCATCAAGCCCGACATCCACATCAAGGAGGAGCAGGACGGGCCCGTGCTGAAGCGCTGCCGCACCATGAGTCCCACCCACATGGTGATGCCCAACGTCATGGAGATGATTGCTGCCCTGGGACCCGGCCCTGCACCGTTCGTCCCCCTGCAGCCCCCGTCTGCCGGCAGTGGAGGCAGCGACTACACCAACCAAA GTTCAAGCTTTTCCGGCCCTGGAACATTCCCAGATTCATTCCCTGCCGTGAACCCCAGCACCCCAACGTTAAACGAATTCAACCCAGGACCTCCCCCAATCTCCTATCAATCAGACATTCCCAGCAGCTTGCTGACTCCGGAAAAGCCACCAGCTCCCTCTATCGCTGGACAG ATGCCTCCATCTAGCAGGATGGATCCTTCCCACAACCCTGTGCAGCAGGGGCTAAACAACCCCAACCTCACCAGCCAACCAGGACAGCAGCTGCATCATCGGAACCCTCCCCCACCACAGTCACGACAGCCCATTGGACAGTCAGGGTCTGGAGGTCAGGCACATGGAGGGGATCTCTCCTTCAATCCTGGTCCTGGGATGGTGGGACAGCCAGGGATACCCGGAGCCACGGAAGGATCAGAGCCTTCCCTTGAT CTTCTTCCTGAACTGACGAATCCAGATGAGCTGCTCTCCTACTTGGGACCTCCCGATCTCCCCAACAACAGCAACGATGACCTGCTTTCTTTGTTTGAGAACAACTGA